The Capsicum annuum cultivar UCD-10X-F1 chromosome 1, UCD10Xv1.1, whole genome shotgun sequence sequence agacccttgCACCATTTTCtgcagtatcttcttgatattcttattggtagCTTCCACCACGCTATTAGCTTTTGGacgatatggagtggaatttATGTGTCCGATCTTACACTGTTGACACACGTCTTGCATCAAAtaactattgagattggcagcattgtctgtaatgatcatctttgaaatttcaaacctacaaatgatgttggcataaacAAAATCTACCTCAAATTTCTTTAATACTGACTTAAAAGTTACTGTTTCTACCCACTTTGTAAAGTAATTGATGGCCACGAAattaaatctatgcccatttaaCACTTTTGGCTCAATCAGCCCAATCACGTCCATtccccaagctacgaaaggccatgGAGCAGACATTGCATATAATTTAGCAGGAGGAGAATGAATTAGATCATCATGTACCTGACGTTGATGATATTTCCGAACTAAACGAATAGAATCCCgctccatagtaagccaataataactTGCTCAAagtatcttctttgacaagacataaccgtTCATATGCGGCCCgtatactccagagtgtatttcaaccataatcgccgaggcttctcttgcatctacacacctcaaaagtcccagatccggggttctcttatataatattcccccacttaagaaaaatccactaacCAAATGCCTAAttgtcctcttttgatcattggtggcatgtgttgggtattctcctgactgaatgtatcgcttgatatcaaagaaccaaggttctccatcgagctcttgttcaaccgcattacagtaagcatgatgatcacgactctgtatatacACTGGATcaatgtaggctttatcaggatgttgaagcattgaagacagagtggctaaagcatcagcaatctcattatgaatccttggaatatgcctaactTTTACTGACACAAACCTTTGACATAGCTCCTGTAAGCATTGTCGATATggtatgagcttcaaatctcacGTCTCCCAatttccttgaatttgatggacgagtaaatctgaatcccccaacactaatagttcctggaCTCCTATATCAATAGCTAACCTTAAACCAAGGATGCACGCTTTGTATTCcgccatgttattggtacaataaaattgAAATTACGCTGTTACCAGGAAATGTTGCCCCAATTCtgagataagaactgcacctattcaAACTTCTTTCATGttgacagctccatcaaagaacaactttcaacctggatcagcatctataatgacttcatctACACATAACACTTCTTCATcagaaaa is a genomic window containing:
- the LOC124898144 gene encoding uncharacterized protein LOC124898144, with translation MERDSIRLVRKYHQRQVHDDLIHSPPAKLYAMSAPWPFVAWGMDVIGLIEPKVLNGHRFNFVAINYFTKWVETVTFKSVLKKFECKIGHINSTPYRPKANSVVEATNKNIKKILQKMVQGSRQWHKKLPFSLLSYRTTICTLIRATLYLLVYGTEAVIPTEEEIPSL